The following is a genomic window from Streptomyces lincolnensis.
GTGCCGTTCCTCTCCCTCGCGGAGAACATCTTCCTCGGCAACGAGCACGCCACCCGCGGGCTCATCAACTGGCACGACACCCTGAAGCACGCCAGTGAGCTGCTGCGCCGGGTCGGTCTGAGCGACCACCCGGAGACCCGCGTCGCCGACATCGGCGTGGGCAAGCAGCAGCTGGTGGAGATCGCCAAGGCGCTGTCGAAGAAGGTGAAGCTGCTCATCCTCGACGAGCCGACCGCGGCTCTGAACGACGAGGACAGCGGCAAGCTCCTGGATCTGATCCTGGAGCTGAAGAAGCAGGGCATCACCTCGATCATCATCTCCCACAAGCTCAACGAGATCCGCAAGGTCGCCGACTCGGTGACGATCATCCGGGACGGGCAGTCCATCGAGACCCTCGATGTGAAGGCGCCGGAGACCACCGAGGACCGGATCATCTCCGGCATGGTCGGCCGTGACCTCGACCACCGCTTCCCCGAGCGCACCGCGTACGAGGGGGAGGTGGACGCGGCCCCGGCCCTGGAGATCCGCAACTGGACCGTGCACCACCCGATCGACCAGACGCGCAAGGTGGTCGACGACGTGTCGATCGACGTCAAGCGCGGGGAGATCGTCGGGATCGCGGGCCTGATGGGCGCGGGCCGTACCGAACTCGCGATGAGCGTCTTCGGGCGGACCTACGGCCGGTACGCGGGTGGACAGGTCTTCAAGGACGGCCGGGAGATCAGCACCCGGCACGTCTCCGACGCGGTCAAGCAGGGCATCGCGTACGTCACCGAGGACCGCAAGCACTACGGCCTCAACCTCATCGACACCATCAACCGCAACATCTCGCTCAGCGCGCTGAGCAAGGTTTCCAAGCGCGGGATCGTCGACGAGCAGGCGGAGCGGCGGGTCTCCGAGGGCTTCCGCAAGTCCATGAACATCAAGGCGCCCACCGTCTCCGAGCCGGTGGGCAAGCTGTCCGGCGGCAACCAGCAGAAGGTCGTCCTCAGCAAGTGGATCTTCGCGGGTCCCGAGGTGCTGATCCTGGACGAGCCGACCCGCGGTATCGACGTCGGTGCCAAGTACGAGATCTACACGGTCATCGACCAGCTGGCCGCCCAGGGCAAGGCGGTCGTCTTCATCTCCTCCGAGCTGCCCGAACTGCTCGGCATGTGCGACCGCATCTACACCATGGCCGCCGGCCGGCTCACGGGTGAGGTCCCGCGGGCCGAGGCCACGCAGGAAGTGCTGATGCGCCAGATGACGAAGGACAAAGAGGTAACGCGATGAGCACGGATGTGACCGCCAAGTCCCCGGCCCCGGCGCCCGGGAAGAACGGCGGCTCGGCCAACGGAGCCAATCTGCTCCAGCTGATGCTGGACGGGATGCGCCGCAACATGCGCCAGTACGGCATGCTGCTCGCCCTCGGTCTGATCGTCGCCCTCTTCGCGGTGTGGACCGACGGCGACCTGCTGCTGCCGCGCAACGTCTCCAACCTGGTCCTCCAGAACAGCTATGTGCTGATCCTCGCGATCGGCATGATGATGGTGATCATCGCCGGCCACATCGACCTGTCGGTCGGTTCGGTGACGGCGTTCGTCGGGGCGTTCGCGGCCGTACTGACCGTGCAGCACGACGTGTCATGGCCGGTGGCCGTGGTGCTGTCTCTGCTGGTGGGCGCCGTGGCGGGCGCGGTGCAAGGGTTCTTCATCGCGTATCTCGGCATACCATCGTTCATCGTCACCCTGGCGGGCATGCTGATCTTCCGCGGTATGACGGAGATCCTGCTGGAGGGCCAGACCCTCGGCCCGTTCCCGGACGGACTCCAGAAGATCGGCAACGGCTTCCTGCCCGAGACCGGCCCGAGCACCAACTACCACAACATCACGCTGCTGCTCGGTCTGGCCCTGATCGTCTTCGCCGTCATCCAGGAGGTCCGTGACCGCAAGCGGCAGATGGAGTTCTCGCTGGACGTCATACCGCGGAACCTCTTCCTGCTCAAGCTGGTCTTCATCGTCGCCGCGATCCTCGTCGTGACCATGCTGCTCGCCAGCTACAAGGGCGCCCCGATCATCCTGCTGATCCTGGGCGTGCTGGTGGTCGGCTACGGCTACGTCATGCGCAACGCGGTCTTCGGCCGGCACATCTACGCGATCGGCGGCAACCTGCCGGCGGCGAAGCTGTCCGGCGTCAAGGACAAGAAGGTCGTCTTCCTTGTCTTCCTGAACATGGGCGCGCTCGCGGCCCTGGCGGGTCTGGCGATCGCCGCCCGCCTGAACGCGGCATCCCCGAAGGCGGGCCTGAACTACGAACTCGAGGCGATCGCCTCGGCGTTCATCGGTGGCGCGTCCATGAGCGGTGGTGTCGGCACCATCCTCGGCGCGATCATCGGCGGTCTCGTCCTCGGCGTGCTGAACAACGGCATGAACCTCCTGAGCGTCGGCTCCGACTGGCAGCAGGTCATCAAGGGCCTGGCCCTGCTCGCGGCCGTCGGGTTCGACGTGTGGAACAAGCGCAAGTCCGGTTCGTAACAAGCGAGGGCCCCGCCGGAAGGCGGGGCCCCACCCTTATACGGGAGTCGCACATGGAACTGAACAGACGCACGGTCATCGCGGGAGCGGCAGCGGCGGGCGTCGCCGCCACCACGCTCGGCGGCACAGCCCACGCCACAGGAGGCAGGAAGCCGGTGAAGGAGCTCTTCGGCAAGCTGGCCGACGGTACGAAGGTCTACCGCTGGTCCCTGGAGAACGGCGGCACCCGCCTGAAGGTCCTCTCCTGGGGCGGCGTCGTGCAGTCCCTGGAGATCCCGGACCGGCACGGCCGGTACGCCAACGTGTCCCTCGGTTTCGACAACATCGAGGACTACGTCGCCAAGACCCCGTACTTCGGCGCGCTGATCGGCCGCTACGGCAACCGCATAGCCAAGGGTCAGTTCACCCTGGACGGCAAGAAGTACCAGCTGTCCGTCAACGACGGCGACAACAGCCTGCACGGCGGCACGCAGGGCTTCGACAAGCGCGTGTGGGACGTCGAGCCGTTCACCAAGGGCTCCGACGTCGGCCTGTACCTGTACTACACCTCCGTCGACGGGGAGATGGGCTACCCCGGCACGCTCAAGGTGAAGGTGACGTACACCCTCACCAAGCACGGCGACTGGCGCATCGACTACGAGGCCACCACCGACAAGGCCACCGTCGTCAACCTGACCAGCCACGTCTACTGGAACCTCGGCGGCGAGGGCACCGGCACGATCGAGGACCACGAGCTGAAGATCGCCGCCTCCCGTTACACGCCCACCGACTCGGGTCTGATCCCGACCGGTGAACTCGCGAAGGTCGCGGGCACCCCCTTCGACTTCCGCAAGGCCAAGGCCATCGGCCGGGACATCCGTACCGGTCACACGCAGCTGGTCACCGCCAAGGGCTTCGACCACAACTGGGTCCTCGACAAGGGCATCACGGCCAAGCCGGAACACGTCGCCTCGCTCCGGGACCCGTCCTCCGGCCGCACCCTGAAGATCGCCACCAACGAGCCCGGTCTCCAGTTCTACTCGGGCAACTTCCTCGACGGCACGCTGGTCGGACCGTCCGACCGCACCTACCGCCAGGGCGACGCGCTCTGCCTGGAGACGCAGCACTTCCCGGACGCGCCGAACCACCCGTCGTTCCCCTCGACCGTGCTGCGGCCGGGGCAGACATACCGGACGACGACGGTGCACTCCTTCCACGCGTAAGCGCTCCGCTGAGAAGGCCGTGGGGAGCTGCGGGTCCGCTGTGGCTGGTCGCGCAGTTCCCCGCGCCCCTTCATCCTCACCTCTTTCACACATGTTGAACGGCGTCACCTCAGCCTCCGTATGTAGGAGTGGCCCGCGCTCCCCCGCGCGGGCCACCCAATGACGACGGGCCCGGTCGTCCCCGCCGGGCCCGCCCCATACGGAGGCTCCCTTGGCTGACAACGTCACCTCGCTGTTCCGCAGCACCGCGGCGCACAGCCCGTCGATGGCGGCGTTGACGCGGGAGGGCGGCGAAGGGGCCGGTCCGGTCGACTTCTGCATTCCCTGCAACCCCTACTTCCCCACGCCGGCCATGTTCGACGACATGTCGGCCCGGTTGCGGGACATCATCACGTACTACCCGAGCAGCGCCGACACCATCACGGCCGAGCTGTGCAGCCTGCTCCAACTCCCCCCGCAGTGCGTCGCGATGGGCA
Proteins encoded in this region:
- the mmsA gene encoding multiple monosaccharide ABC transporter ATP-binding protein, which gives rise to MAGPVLEMRSIVKTFPGVKALSDVTLTVQQGEVHAICGENGAGKSTLMKVLSGVHPHGTYEGEILFDGEICQFKDIRASEAHGIVIIHQELALVPFLSLAENIFLGNEHATRGLINWHDTLKHASELLRRVGLSDHPETRVADIGVGKQQLVEIAKALSKKVKLLILDEPTAALNDEDSGKLLDLILELKKQGITSIIISHKLNEIRKVADSVTIIRDGQSIETLDVKAPETTEDRIISGMVGRDLDHRFPERTAYEGEVDAAPALEIRNWTVHHPIDQTRKVVDDVSIDVKRGEIVGIAGLMGAGRTELAMSVFGRTYGRYAGGQVFKDGREISTRHVSDAVKQGIAYVTEDRKHYGLNLIDTINRNISLSALSKVSKRGIVDEQAERRVSEGFRKSMNIKAPTVSEPVGKLSGGNQQKVVLSKWIFAGPEVLILDEPTRGIDVGAKYEIYTVIDQLAAQGKAVVFISSELPELLGMCDRIYTMAAGRLTGEVPRAEATQEVLMRQMTKDKEVTR
- the mmsB gene encoding multiple monosaccharide ABC transporter permease, coding for MSTDVTAKSPAPAPGKNGGSANGANLLQLMLDGMRRNMRQYGMLLALGLIVALFAVWTDGDLLLPRNVSNLVLQNSYVLILAIGMMMVIIAGHIDLSVGSVTAFVGAFAAVLTVQHDVSWPVAVVLSLLVGAVAGAVQGFFIAYLGIPSFIVTLAGMLIFRGMTEILLEGQTLGPFPDGLQKIGNGFLPETGPSTNYHNITLLLGLALIVFAVIQEVRDRKRQMEFSLDVIPRNLFLLKLVFIVAAILVVTMLLASYKGAPIILLILGVLVVGYGYVMRNAVFGRHIYAIGGNLPAAKLSGVKDKKVVFLVFLNMGALAALAGLAIAARLNAASPKAGLNYELEAIASAFIGGASMSGGVGTILGAIIGGLVLGVLNNGMNLLSVGSDWQQVIKGLALLAAVGFDVWNKRKSGS
- a CDS encoding aldose epimerase family protein; amino-acid sequence: MELNRRTVIAGAAAAGVAATTLGGTAHATGGRKPVKELFGKLADGTKVYRWSLENGGTRLKVLSWGGVVQSLEIPDRHGRYANVSLGFDNIEDYVAKTPYFGALIGRYGNRIAKGQFTLDGKKYQLSVNDGDNSLHGGTQGFDKRVWDVEPFTKGSDVGLYLYYTSVDGEMGYPGTLKVKVTYTLTKHGDWRIDYEATTDKATVVNLTSHVYWNLGGEGTGTIEDHELKIAASRYTPTDSGLIPTGELAKVAGTPFDFRKAKAIGRDIRTGHTQLVTAKGFDHNWVLDKGITAKPEHVASLRDPSSGRTLKIATNEPGLQFYSGNFLDGTLVGPSDRTYRQGDALCLETQHFPDAPNHPSFPSTVLRPGQTYRTTTVHSFHA